A stretch of DNA from Phaenicophaeus curvirostris isolate KB17595 chromosome 29, BPBGC_Pcur_1.0, whole genome shotgun sequence:
AACATGTAATGAGAGGTTAATTGGGATCCTGAAGGCATCaacagcattgtaaatgagtGTTGGTTTAGCAATTTAGCAGTCATCAACTTCCCAAAGGCTCACACCAGGCAGCCTAATTGTTACTGCTCTGAGGAATTCTGGTGACAGCCCAAAGGCCCCCACATCACCACATAATTTAGCAACCAATTACCACGTAATTGCAGCCTTCTTAACCTAAGGAACCAACCCAGAAAGAAACATGTGtgcttttttccttaatttgttggtttaaacagttttttcctgatatcctgACATTCTTGCCTAATAACAAAATCTTCTTTGTAGTCTAAAAAGTTTGTATGAAAGTAACACCAGAAGTGACTGGGGTTTTATGAATCATGAACTCACCAAACCTTTCACAgcgcaggaaggacatggaactgttagagcaagaccagaggaggccatggagatgatccgagagCCGGAGCAaaatacaaggacaggctgagagagctggggttgttcatcctggagaagagaaggctctgagaagaccttagagcagcttccagtgctgaaatgggctccagaaaagctggggagggggtcttgatcagggagggcagggataggatgaggagaaaattattttcagctgaaagaggggagattgagatgagatctaaggaagaaatgtttcctgtgagggtggggaggccctgggctaggtgcaactggatgggctttgaggtcccttccaacacaaaccattccatgattctatgattacctcCTTACAAACTGGTATGAGGTGATTTAAATGAAGATCTTCCTGGTATTGACCTATTATGCCCAGCCAAATTTCTCCCAGAGGAAGTTccaaagaggaagagagagaaagaacatGGCAAGACTCATATTATGATGCACCTTAAATTTAATGACTGAGtagtagcattaaaaaaaaatatacagcatAAGAAAGCAGTAGGTTTTAATATGGATAAAACTAATTACCCATTTGAAGGTGATGCTTTACAGCTGGACACCCAGCAACAATAATAGTTAAATTTTTCACCTCATTGATAACAGAGAAAGGCAtcgaaacaaaaaaaccaagctCCTGCAGTTCCATTAGCTTAGGGAAAAGCTGAGGGTGGTCAGCAAGCATATGGCCGTGGTCATAAACCCAATTCTGCAACCGGATTGTGCATTGAAGCTTCTGGTGGTTCCTTTGTGGTAGCTTCATCATGGCCCACAGCGGTTGTAACGGCGGTAGGACCTCCCATACAGGCCACCTAGACCTGAATATCCAAGGCTTCCAAGTCCTGAGGAGCTGCCAGAGGAGATGGGGACCCCGCTGGCGCTGAGAGCATCCCCTACAGCTGCAGATGCCGAGGATCCCACCGCAGTGTTctgggggaaggagctgaggatgggtccaGGGAGGGTCACCACCACAGGAGAAGGCTGGATGACGTACGtcgagtcctggcactgccggACGCAGGGCTCGTTGCAGCTATTCGCCAGCGGGGTTGGACCACAGGAGGTGGGGGCACAGACGTCGTAGCAGGACATGGCTGTGGGTTGGAACTGAGTTTGAAACGCAGGGAAGAACGTAAATACAAGAAAGAAGTTGTAATTGCAGTCATGTAATTAGGCTGCTAAAATGATGGGGAAGGCAAGAAAATAACCAGAGACTACATGGCAAATGGAACTCCACATGCACTTCTGGGAGGGtcaggaggccctggaacaggttgccccatccctggaggtgttcaaggccaggttggatggggcttggagcccctgatccagtgggaggtgtctctgcccatggcaggggtagaactggctgatctttaaggtgacTTCcttaaactattctatgattctatgaatgatcTGATGACACAAATAAAATTAGTCTGAAGTCCCATATCCAGCAATCTAAGAACAGTTACCCTTTCTAGAGAAAGCTGCTTGCAGGGGTCCCAAACACCCTGATAAAGAACATGAACCTTAGACTTGCATAGACAagacagcataaaaataaaacacaatgaagGCAACGATTCAGGACATTGAGCAGGTTCAGACTTACCCTTTTCACCACGGTGAATGAAGCAGAAGAAGTGGATGGCAGCAACTCTCGCTACGCTGGCTTTTATACTGTATTCTAAAGTGCCTGAGGACCTGAGACATACTTTGTGCACGTAGCTGTTTCCCAGCCAATTGTTAAAGACTTCTTGTATGCAAAATATTCCCAGCTGGTGATTTACTTTTTCCTCACTCTTTATATTTATTGCTTTGATTTAATTTCCTCACCGTAATGTATGCATACCACTCCAGAGGTTTCTTTTATCTTAAAATCTTATGAGCCCAGGCAATTCCTGGTCAGATCAAGTGTTTCATCTGAGTTACTAAAGGAATTATTTTGCATCCTAATGACAATATATGCAACGTACATTATTTGACACAGATGAATATATGTATTAGGAAAGACATAAGTGAATTCCCCTGTGAaatctcccttccctcttcatGGAGAGCAAAAGTTTTTGACACATTTCACTCTGAAAAAGCCATAAATTATGATTTCTGAGTCTGAGTTGGACTGCAGGTTTGCCAAATTTCTCTCAGACAGCCAGAAAgagtcagaaaataaaatgatttaCTGAttatacaaagaaaatacattatttgatggaaaatattgttttactTTCCTGACTCAGAAGGCTGGATGAAAGAGTATCAGCTGTCTGGTTTGTTCATTTAATATTAAACTACTACACGTCCGTGAAGGAATTTGAGACACAGCTGTTCAATTTGGGAACTGGATGTTGAAGTCCTTAGATTAAGGAGTCTGCTGTTTTAACTTTATTCCTACATCAAGCTTCAGGAACACAATTCAGGTCAGATTGAGGATGCATCTGAATTTTCAGCTAGTCAGAGACGCTGGCACTGAAAGTCTTGCACAAAGGAGTCATTGAACACGCCAAACAATTTTACATTTGccattaaattattattttcccctACTGCGCCTTGCACCATTATCCAAAATTATGCTCCAAATTACTGGTAGCAGCTTACAGGAGTTTGtaatattctttttaaacacttttgaaagcaaataacATTGTCTTCATTTTGCGTGGACTTCAAGAACACTGCAACGTGCAACCATTCggtttctttttcaaaggcAATTTCTAGATTAAAAAGTAATCGCATACAATGCATAAGTAAACTTTAGGGCAGGGATCAGTATTCCAATCACTCCCCTCCTAGTGTTTAAATCACTTTAGGTAGAGACGCACAAATTATCTCTGAACTGTGAGTATCTCCACGAGGATCACCCAGGAAATAAATGCTGACTGTACACTTCTGAAGAACAAAAACCTTCAAAGTTCACAATGCGTTTTCATTAATGGCTCAGACATGCAAATAATGTATTATCAGGAAATTTGAAGGTGTGTGATGCTGTTTGAACAGGATCAGCGTCTGAAATTTGTGACCAGGATTACTAATGAATTTCAGAATACTCCTCATATTATACAGCGTCACAAGCTGGAGTCCTTCcgttttttaacttaaaatacAAATGTGTACCTGCACAAAAATCACATGTTAAAAATCTCATTCTGCCCTTCAACCTTAGGTATATGAATGTCCTTAGGTATACGATGACCTCCATCAGTGATGCTACTCATTGAAGCTCTCCTATGCACAGGCACAGACAAAATACAGCtgtattaaaacattaaaaatcatgTTCTTTTATAGCAAGAGCTATATTGGCTTAAAATAAATGTGGCTTTGAAAGCAAACTTACCCAAAGGGATAACGATGACAAAAAGAATAACAAGACCTCTCTTGAATCCTAGagttgtggaatggtttgggttggaagggaccttaaagctcatccagtcccacccctgccatgggcagggacacctcccactccttaagatctcatctcaatctcccctctttcagctgaaaaccgttccccccatcctatccctgcactccctgatcaagagcccctccccagctttcctggatccCCCCTCCCCATATGAAGTTGATCATATGTCAAGTTAGTCTGGCTGGCTCAATCTCCTCACTCAAGAAGCTGAAAGCTTTGGGATATTGCTCATTGGAACTTTACAAACACTAATGATCCTAAATCTCAGAGTCACTTATCAGGGTGAAAATGCACACTCAGGACTTAAATTAAAGCTCTCGCTGTGCCAGCAGTGATGCTCCCATGGGCCAGCGTGACCAAAATGCTAAAGAGCAGACAAAATTCCTAACCAAATTGAATTTTGACTCATCTGTATTTTGGGAAGGTGGAGTCGGTATTAAGGAGCCAGGTATATTTAatggatgcaaagaaaaaaaaagatgaaagagacGTCACAGATCCTGGTTTTCATCCAAGGCCAGGATAAGTCCAGGCAATAAACATAAAcagtaaacaaaacaatttGACTGGTGGGAACCCAGCCAtactaaacaagaaaaaaagaaatgaatgcaAGTTGGTAAATGTACAAGAATGTCTCAGATCCTCCAGGCAGACTGAGAAAGCTATAAAAGCTCTTCAGAGCCTTCCTgactcttcccttctccctgtaTGCACAGCAGACGCTACGAGTCTGGTTTCAACTTTACAAAACTGAGTGTTGAGATATATTTtcactggcagcagcagcaaatgccTTGTGTCCTGCAAaatcatataatcacagaatcatagaatagtttgggttggaaaggaccttaaagcccatccagtcccaccccagccatgggcagggacacctcccactgcatcaggggctccaagccccatccaacctggccttgaacacagtTTGGCACAGTGGACTAGAAGAAAGTTTAACAGAGGATTGCTGAAGGGGGATGCAAGTGTAGGAAAATGTACTTTGTTGTGAGAAATATCATCTGTCTACATGAATATGTTGGAGATACTTTCACTGCTGTacctcagctgctctttgcaGCTCTTTGGACTCTGTGGAATCGTATCATCTCTGTTGTGTTTAATACACAGGTTAACCTCCATAAAAGAAAGCTATTTTGCAACAACTGCAAATAAATGATGACTTCTTTGGAATGCATTCTCTTTGACCAAGCAGTAGCTTCAGTTGAGATAGCAAAAAATATATTACACATTTAATTCAGACCAACTTTCTCCTGTATTATATAATCAAACTTCTAACTTTCCATTCTCTTGTTGTTCATTAAGAAAACCTCCTCCTCGAAATTATTAATTCTTTCATGGAACTGTTGTACCTCCTTTAATTTAGCTCCACTAATGACTGTAGTCCATATACCTCTG
This window harbors:
- the LOC138732050 gene encoding feather keratin B-4-like, which gives rise to MSCYDVCAPTSCGPTPLANSCNEPCVRQCQDSTYVIQPSPVVVTLPGPILSSFPQNTAVGSSASAAVGDALSASGVPISSGSSSGLGSLGYSGLGGLYGRSYRRYNRCGP